The following proteins come from a genomic window of Oncorhynchus gorbuscha isolate QuinsamMale2020 ecotype Even-year unplaced genomic scaffold, OgorEven_v1.0 Un_scaffold_2356, whole genome shotgun sequence:
- the LOC124025696 gene encoding general transcription factor IIF subunit 1-like, which produces MASLGGSSSSSTEYIVRVPKNTSKKYSIMAFNSGDKVNCSSWTQARMERDMSNRRMYGVEETEEGAAGSEFGKKQREEARRKKFGIVTREFKVEDQPWILKVNGKAGKRFKGTKKGGITENASYYIFTQCPDGAFEAFPVNGWYNFVPQAKHRTLTAEEAEEEWGRRNKVVNHFSIMLQRRLREQERGPDDDDEEGEKGGKKKKKKGGRGGDLRIHDLEDDLELSSDESDSSGGEDGDSKPKKKEGDVKGKGKGKKKKKKRGSDSEANEDSDDGDFEGLEVDYMSDES; this is translated from the exons ATGGCTTCATTG GGTGGCAGCAGTTCCTCTTCTACAGAGTACATAGTCCGGGTCCCCAA gaacaCCAGTAAGAAGTACAGCATCATGGCCTTTAACTCTGGGGACAAAGTAAACTGCTCCTCCTGGACCCAG GCTCGTATGGAGCGGGACATGAGTAACAGGAGGATGTATGGtgtggaggagactgaggaggGGGCGGCAGGCAGTGAGTTTGGGaagaagcagagggaggaggcacgcaggaagaagtttggaatagTCACCAGGGAGTTCAAGGTGGAGGACCAACCCTGGATCCTCAAGGTCAACGGCAAGGCAGGGAAGAG gTTCAAGGGAACGAAGAAAGGGGGCATAACGGAGAATGCGTCCTACTACATCTTTACCCAGTGTCCCGACGGGGCCTTTGAGGCCTTCCCCGTCAACGGTTGGTACAACTTCGTGCCCCAGGCCAAACACCGCACGCTGACCGccgaggaggcagaggaggagtggggcag GAGGAACAAGGTGGTGAACCACTTCAGCATCATGCTCCAGAGGCGCCTgcgggagcaggagagagggccGGACGATGACGACGAGGAAGGCGAGAAGGGggggaagaagaaaaagaagaagggaggaagaggaggggaccTGCGCATCCATGACCTGGAGGATGACCTGGAGCTGAGCAGTGATGAGAGCGACAGCAGCGgaggagaag aTGGAGACAGCAAGCCCaagaagaaagagggggatgtgaaggggaaggggaaggggaagaagaagaagaagaagaggggcaGTGACAGCGAGGCTAATGAGGACAGTGACGATGGAGACTTTGAGGGCCTGGAAGTCGACTACATGTCAGATGAGagcag